A genomic segment from Anabas testudineus chromosome 6, fAnaTes1.2, whole genome shotgun sequence encodes:
- the isl2a gene encoding insulin gene enhancer protein isl-2a isoform X1 — translation MVDILLSTSFLDDMGDHSKKKSGIAMCVGCGSQIHDQYILRVSPDLEWHAACLKCAECSQYLDETCTCFVRDGKTYCKRDYARLFGIKCAKCNTGFCSSDLVMRARDNVYHMECFRCSVCSRHLLPGDEFSLRDDELLCRADHGLLVERASSRSPHSPGSIHSRPLHISDPVSVRHPPHHRNHVHKQSEKTTRVRTVLNEKQLHTLRTCYNANPRPDALMKEQLVEMTGLSPRVIRVWFQNKRCKDKKKSILIKQLQQQQHTDKTNLQGLTGTPLVAGSPIRHDNTVQGNPVEVQTYQPPWKTLSDFALQSDLDQPAFQQLVSFSESGSLGNSSGSDVTSLSSQLPDTPNSMVPSPVDT, via the exons ATGGTGGATATCCTGCTCAGTACTTCTTTTCTGGATGATATGGGGGATCATTCAAAAA AGAAGTCGGGAATCGCAATGTGTGTGGGCTGTGGAAGTCAGATACACGATCAGTACATCCTGAGAGTCTCCCCGGACTTGGAGTGGCATGCAGCCTGCCTCaagtgtgcagagtgcagccAGTACCTGGACGAGACCTGCACTTGCTTCGTTCGGGACGGGAAGACATACTGTAAAAGGGATTATGCAAG GTTATTTGGCATCAAATGTGCCAAATGCAACACGGGCTTCTGCAGCAGCGACTTGGTGATGAGAGCCAGGGACAATGTGTATCACATGGAGTGTTTTCGGTGCTCGGTGTGCAGCCGACACCTCCTGCCGGGAGACGAGTTCTCCCTGCGGGACGACGAGCTGCTGTGTCGAGCAGACCACGGTTTGCTGGTGGAGCGGGCCTCGTCCAGGAGCCCGCACAGCCCGGGGAGCATTCACAGCAGACCGCTGCACATTTCAG ACCCGGTTTCTGTCCGGCACCCTCCTCATCACCGGAACCACGTTCACAAGCAGTCCGAGAAGACCACCCGAGTCCGGACTGTGCTGAACGAAAAGCAGCTCCACACTCTGCGGACCTGCTACAACGCCAATCCGAGGCCGGACGCCCTGATGAAGGAGCAGCTGGTGGAGATGACCGGCCTGAGCCCCAGGGTCATCCGAGTCTGGTTTCAGAACAAGCGCTGCAAAGACAAGAAGAAGTCTATCCTGATAAAGCAgcttcaacagcagcagcacaccgACAAAACT AATCTGCAGGGCCTGACAGGCACACCTCTGGTGGCAGGCAGCCCCATCCGCCACGACAACACCGTGCAGGGGAATCCTGTGGAGGTGCAAACCTACCAGCCACCGTGGAAAACCCTCAGCGACTTTGCCCTGCAGAGCGACCTGGACCAACCCGCCTTCCAGCAACTG GTGTCTTTCTCTGAATCGGGCTCTCTGGGAAACTCCTCGGGGAGCGATGTCACCTCTCTGTCGTCGCAGCTCCCGGACACCCCGAACAGTATGGTCCCGAGTCCCGTCGACACGTGA
- the isl2a gene encoding insulin gene enhancer protein isl-2a isoform X2, translated as MIWGIIQKSGIAMCVGCGSQIHDQYILRVSPDLEWHAACLKCAECSQYLDETCTCFVRDGKTYCKRDYARLFGIKCAKCNTGFCSSDLVMRARDNVYHMECFRCSVCSRHLLPGDEFSLRDDELLCRADHGLLVERASSRSPHSPGSIHSRPLHISDPVSVRHPPHHRNHVHKQSEKTTRVRTVLNEKQLHTLRTCYNANPRPDALMKEQLVEMTGLSPRVIRVWFQNKRCKDKKKSILIKQLQQQQHTDKTNLQGLTGTPLVAGSPIRHDNTVQGNPVEVQTYQPPWKTLSDFALQSDLDQPAFQQLVSFSESGSLGNSSGSDVTSLSSQLPDTPNSMVPSPVDT; from the exons ATGATATGGGGGATCATTCAAAAA TCGGGAATCGCAATGTGTGTGGGCTGTGGAAGTCAGATACACGATCAGTACATCCTGAGAGTCTCCCCGGACTTGGAGTGGCATGCAGCCTGCCTCaagtgtgcagagtgcagccAGTACCTGGACGAGACCTGCACTTGCTTCGTTCGGGACGGGAAGACATACTGTAAAAGGGATTATGCAAG GTTATTTGGCATCAAATGTGCCAAATGCAACACGGGCTTCTGCAGCAGCGACTTGGTGATGAGAGCCAGGGACAATGTGTATCACATGGAGTGTTTTCGGTGCTCGGTGTGCAGCCGACACCTCCTGCCGGGAGACGAGTTCTCCCTGCGGGACGACGAGCTGCTGTGTCGAGCAGACCACGGTTTGCTGGTGGAGCGGGCCTCGTCCAGGAGCCCGCACAGCCCGGGGAGCATTCACAGCAGACCGCTGCACATTTCAG ACCCGGTTTCTGTCCGGCACCCTCCTCATCACCGGAACCACGTTCACAAGCAGTCCGAGAAGACCACCCGAGTCCGGACTGTGCTGAACGAAAAGCAGCTCCACACTCTGCGGACCTGCTACAACGCCAATCCGAGGCCGGACGCCCTGATGAAGGAGCAGCTGGTGGAGATGACCGGCCTGAGCCCCAGGGTCATCCGAGTCTGGTTTCAGAACAAGCGCTGCAAAGACAAGAAGAAGTCTATCCTGATAAAGCAgcttcaacagcagcagcacaccgACAAAACT AATCTGCAGGGCCTGACAGGCACACCTCTGGTGGCAGGCAGCCCCATCCGCCACGACAACACCGTGCAGGGGAATCCTGTGGAGGTGCAAACCTACCAGCCACCGTGGAAAACCCTCAGCGACTTTGCCCTGCAGAGCGACCTGGACCAACCCGCCTTCCAGCAACTG GTGTCTTTCTCTGAATCGGGCTCTCTGGGAAACTCCTCGGGGAGCGATGTCACCTCTCTGTCGTCGCAGCTCCCGGACACCCCGAACAGTATGGTCCCGAGTCCCGTCGACACGTGA